One genomic window of Methanosarcina acetivorans C2A includes the following:
- a CDS encoding valine--tRNA ligase, producing the protein MTESEIPKEYNANEVEEKWMEKWNLSMYHFNWGEDPRPQYIIDTPPPYPTGNFHIGNALNWCYIDYIARYKRMRGYNVMFPQGWDCHGLPTEVKVEEIHGITKNQVPRAEFRKMCRELTAGNIEKMRKTMLRLGFSVDWSNEFVTMEPSYFVKTQKSFVRMYNDGHIYHEDHPVNWCPRCETAIAFAEVEYESRQTKLNFVHFDKVDIATTRPELMAACVAVAVNPKDERYSQHIGKEITVPIFGQKVTLIADEAVEPEFGTGAVMICTFGDKQDVRWWVKYGLPLVKALDKQGRMTKAAGKYEGMTLAECREAVIADLKAAGFLYDQKSLEQNVGLCWRCDTPIEILSEPQWFVKINHEGILKAADEIKWYPEYMKVRLQNWTGTMEWDWCISRQRIFATPIPIWYCKKCGEVMIAEESWLPIDPNENTPKKACACGSTEFEPETDVLDTWMDSSITALHVSGWESEHEMRLPTQIRPQGHDIIRTWAFYTILRSLALEGKRPWDSIVINGMVLGPDGHKMSKSLGNVISPEEVTTQYSADAFRQWGAVGGSTGSDVMFRWKDVVSASRFLQKMWSIYRFSMSHLKDFEPADAENFPPDALLTIDRWLLSKLNKLVDTATKELDGYQFDSTFKAIRGFAWEVLADNYLELVKGRLYGEDPEGRKAAQYVLYTTTRTLSLLLAPFIPFFAEEMYSRFSEESVHTQTWPAVNEKLISEEAEAAGEMIKEITGEVRRYKSDLGMALNAPLKKIEIYNAEIDTGDIAGATNSEVELMAGAPSFEYVPVEVKPNMGFLGPRFRKEAGAVVKALQAEDPAAIEAQAASGKITITVNGEAVKLEPEAVEIRKEVISGGREVDVLDVKGAVVVIVR; encoded by the coding sequence ATGACAGAATCGGAAATTCCAAAAGAATATAATGCTAACGAGGTTGAGGAAAAGTGGATGGAGAAGTGGAACCTCTCCATGTACCACTTCAACTGGGGAGAAGACCCCCGCCCTCAGTATATTATTGATACCCCACCTCCCTATCCTACAGGCAATTTCCACATCGGAAACGCGCTCAACTGGTGTTACATCGACTATATAGCCAGATACAAACGCATGCGCGGATATAATGTGATGTTCCCCCAGGGCTGGGACTGCCACGGCCTGCCAACGGAAGTCAAGGTTGAAGAAATCCACGGAATTACGAAAAACCAGGTTCCCAGAGCCGAGTTCCGCAAGATGTGCAGGGAGCTTACTGCAGGAAACATCGAAAAGATGCGCAAAACAATGCTGCGTCTGGGCTTTTCCGTGGACTGGAGCAACGAATTCGTTACCATGGAGCCTTCATACTTCGTAAAGACACAGAAATCCTTTGTCAGGATGTACAACGACGGGCACATCTATCACGAAGACCATCCGGTCAACTGGTGTCCCCGCTGTGAAACTGCCATCGCTTTTGCAGAAGTCGAGTATGAGTCCAGGCAGACCAAACTTAACTTTGTCCACTTTGATAAAGTAGACATTGCGACTACCAGGCCTGAATTGATGGCTGCATGTGTTGCAGTTGCGGTTAACCCCAAAGACGAGCGCTACAGCCAGCACATTGGCAAAGAAATCACAGTGCCCATTTTCGGACAGAAAGTGACCCTGATTGCTGACGAAGCTGTTGAGCCCGAATTCGGGACAGGCGCTGTGATGATCTGTACCTTCGGGGACAAGCAGGACGTGCGCTGGTGGGTAAAATACGGACTGCCTCTGGTAAAAGCCCTTGACAAACAGGGCAGGATGACAAAAGCCGCAGGCAAATACGAAGGAATGACCCTTGCCGAATGCAGAGAAGCTGTAATTGCCGACCTGAAAGCTGCAGGTTTCCTCTATGACCAGAAGTCCCTTGAACAGAATGTAGGGCTCTGCTGGCGCTGCGACACCCCCATAGAAATCCTGTCCGAACCCCAGTGGTTCGTGAAAATCAATCACGAAGGCATTCTGAAAGCTGCAGATGAGATTAAATGGTACCCCGAATACATGAAGGTCAGGCTCCAGAACTGGACAGGCACGATGGAATGGGACTGGTGCATCTCGAGGCAGAGGATCTTTGCAACCCCGATCCCGATCTGGTACTGTAAAAAGTGCGGGGAAGTCATGATTGCCGAAGAGAGCTGGCTCCCGATTGACCCTAACGAAAATACGCCAAAGAAAGCCTGTGCCTGTGGCTCAACCGAATTTGAACCCGAAACCGATGTGCTGGATACCTGGATGGACTCCTCGATTACTGCCCTCCACGTTTCAGGATGGGAAAGCGAGCATGAGATGCGCCTTCCTACACAGATCCGTCCCCAGGGACATGACATCATCAGGACCTGGGCTTTCTATACAATCCTTAGGAGTCTGGCCCTTGAAGGCAAGAGACCCTGGGACTCCATAGTGATCAACGGGATGGTGCTCGGACCTGACGGGCATAAGATGAGCAAGTCCCTCGGAAATGTAATCTCCCCCGAAGAGGTAACAACCCAGTATAGTGCCGATGCTTTCAGGCAGTGGGGTGCTGTCGGAGGTTCCACAGGCTCGGACGTAATGTTCCGCTGGAAAGATGTGGTCTCAGCCTCTCGCTTCCTGCAGAAAATGTGGAGTATCTATCGATTCTCAATGTCCCATTTAAAGGACTTCGAGCCTGCAGATGCGGAAAACTTCCCTCCGGACGCTCTCCTTACAATTGACAGGTGGCTCCTGAGCAAACTTAACAAACTTGTGGACACTGCCACAAAGGAGCTTGACGGATACCAGTTTGATTCCACGTTCAAAGCCATCAGGGGCTTTGCCTGGGAAGTCCTTGCAGATAACTACCTGGAGCTTGTGAAAGGCAGGCTTTACGGAGAAGACCCTGAAGGCAGGAAAGCCGCCCAGTATGTGCTTTACACCACAACCCGGACCCTCTCCCTCCTGCTTGCTCCATTCATACCCTTCTTTGCAGAAGAGATGTATTCCAGGTTCAGCGAGGAAAGTGTGCACACTCAGACCTGGCCTGCAGTCAATGAAAAACTGATCAGCGAAGAAGCGGAAGCCGCAGGTGAAATGATCAAAGAGATCACAGGTGAAGTCCGCAGATACAAGTCCGACCTGGGAATGGCTCTCAATGCTCCGCTGAAGAAAATAGAGATCTACAATGCAGAGATCGATACAGGGGATATTGCAGGAGCCACAAACTCTGAAGTTGAGCTAATGGCAGGGGCTCCCTCATTTGAGTATGTGCCCGTGGAAGTAAAGCCCAACATGGGCTTCCTTGGCCCGCGCTTCAGGAAAGAGGCCGGAGCCGTTGTAAAAGCCCTCCAGGCAGAAGACCCTGCTGCAATTGAAGCCCAGGCGGCTTCAGGAAAAATAACCATTACCGTAAACGGCGAAGCAGTAAAACTCGAACCCGAGGCAGTCGAAATCCGAAAAGAGGTAATCTCCGGAGGCCGTGAGGTAGACGTTCTTGATGTAAAAGGCGCAGTCGTCGTAATTGTCAGGTAA
- a CDS encoding archaellin/type IV pilin N-terminal domain-containing protein, whose product MWNTFSKDEKGFTGLEAAIVLVAFVVVAAVFSYVMLGAGFYTTQKSQEVVHTGVQQASSSVELSGDVIARGNTTAANPADYSIDSITLCLQLTSGGSSVDMDKTLIVYSDPDTAPTELTLDDGFTISTKYNANTDNLIDRAEKFDVSIDTSSYGIGPYNEFQLEIKPPQGASYTIHRTAPGSISAIMTLV is encoded by the coding sequence ATGTGGAACACATTTTCAAAAGATGAAAAAGGATTCACTGGACTTGAAGCAGCAATTGTTCTTGTAGCTTTTGTAGTCGTGGCTGCGGTTTTCAGCTACGTTATGCTCGGGGCGGGCTTTTATACTACCCAGAAAAGTCAGGAAGTCGTGCACACGGGTGTACAGCAGGCAAGCAGCAGTGTCGAATTAAGTGGAGATGTAATTGCCAGAGGTAACACTACTGCAGCTAACCCTGCAGATTATTCAATTGATAGTATTACTCTATGCTTGCAGCTGACTTCAGGCGGTTCATCAGTTGATATGGACAAAACTCTCATAGTTTATTCAGATCCAGATACAGCACCAACTGAATTGACACTTGACGATGGATTCACGATATCCACCAAGTATAACGCTAACACAGACAATCTTATAGACAGAGCTGAGAAATTTGATGTAAGCATTGATACGAGTAGTTACGGGATAGGACCTTACAACGAGTTCCAGCTTGAAATCAAACCACCTCAGGGGGCTTCCTACACCATTCACAGGACTGCACCCGGATCAATCAGTGCAATAATGACTCTCGTCTAA
- a CDS encoding flagellar protein FlaF has protein sequence MGLDTIIVAFFVVGTILVVAGTLTMGTNTLVESSYHGYVSAHQTMMDRLQTRIEVQNIVFNVSTNHTSFTVANTGETKLSNFDLWDVLLVKDGKVSYLNESQYSITPDTDLLNPGILDPHESINIELLIDIDSNDSFIVKIITENGIVSSAEHEAGV, from the coding sequence ATGGGCCTCGATACAATAATCGTAGCGTTCTTTGTAGTCGGAACGATTCTGGTTGTTGCAGGTACTCTGACAATGGGGACCAATACTCTTGTTGAGTCTTCCTATCACGGATACGTTTCAGCTCATCAGACAATGATGGACAGGCTTCAGACCCGTATCGAAGTCCAGAATATAGTCTTCAACGTTTCAACAAATCATACCAGTTTCACTGTTGCAAATACCGGTGAGACCAAATTAAGCAACTTCGATCTCTGGGATGTTCTCCTGGTCAAAGACGGTAAAGTGTCGTATTTGAACGAATCTCAGTACAGTATAACACCTGATACAGATCTCCTGAATCCGGGGATTCTGGACCCGCATGAAAGTATTAACATCGAACTATTAATCGACATCGACTCCAATGACAGTTTCATTGTAAAAATTATCACTGAAAACGGTATCGTCTCTTCCGCAGAGCACGAGGCAGGTGTATAA
- a CDS encoding ATPase domain-containing protein — translation MGASEDKNKIISSGNDEIDKKLGEGIPLGSLVLIEGENDTGKSVLCQQMVYGGLNQLHRIAYYSTENTIKSMLAQMDSLSLDISDFYSWGYFRIFPVHLEGVEWTSEQMKGTLHLVTTHIKNIRETVIIIDSLTMFTTYSDEDNILEFLTNLKNLCDKGYTIFITLHQHAFREDTLVRIRSACDCHLFLRKEQLTDRYISVMEVSKIRGAKKSTGNIVSFEVQPGFGLKIIPISQAKV, via the coding sequence ATGGGAGCAAGTGAAGATAAAAATAAGATTATTTCAAGCGGCAATGACGAAATTGATAAAAAACTGGGTGAGGGAATCCCTCTCGGTTCTCTTGTGCTCATCGAAGGCGAAAACGATACCGGAAAGAGTGTACTCTGCCAACAAATGGTGTATGGAGGCCTGAACCAGCTTCACAGAATTGCCTACTATTCAACCGAGAATACTATTAAAAGTATGCTGGCTCAGATGGACAGCCTGAGCCTCGATATCTCGGACTTTTACAGCTGGGGTTATTTCAGGATTTTTCCTGTCCATCTCGAAGGTGTGGAATGGACTTCCGAGCAAATGAAAGGCACTCTGCATCTCGTTACAACTCACATTAAAAATATCAGAGAAACAGTTATCATTATTGACTCTCTCACGATGTTTACTACTTATTCCGATGAGGACAACATCCTTGAATTCCTTACAAATTTGAAAAATTTATGTGATAAAGGGTATACAATCTTTATCACTCTGCACCAGCATGCTTTCAGGGAAGACACTCTAGTCAGAATACGGTCAGCATGCGATTGTCACCTGTTTTTAAGAAAGGAACAGCTCACCGACCGCTATATCAGCGTTATGGAAGTCTCGAAAATAAGAGGCGCAAAGAAAAGCACGGGCAATATAGTGAGTTTTGAAGTTCAGCCCGGTTTCGGTTTAAAGATTATTCCAATCTCACAGGCAAAGGTATAA
- the flaJ gene encoding archaellar assembly protein FlaJ, producing MESSAIKNLFNKKSGSQPLLDQLALRFKHYQKELYMSNDMLFSLTYMASISTANLTRDKIFTSISDKKEYCPSKYFNMIKELAQHWHYDYANACELISTKVTHERMRELLNRLSNAIAAGEPDSEFLTKEWKLFKTKRKDEFERDLETTKEWSNAYTALLVSTSLVAIIILLSVILYNMGDPADTLYSTMFIIFFMAFFGVGLLFKASPKDSKVHSLSIKSQEQVYIYKWAPLSIALSALAVILLTVIPAFIGSVDFFIDIKGVGMVLAGVILMPVGMAANKDIDKINKRDECFTTFIRSLGSIVSGSGLTVPKALLKIDPKNLGELRDMSQELYKKLASGLDPALCWGRFVGETGSYLIYKLTSVFVDAVNLGGNAEVVGELVSSSNLELVLLRMKRERIAKGFSSLVIPLHVAMVALLLFIGQILTIFSTIITSLFTQFDITGSELEGIPGGMGGMNLGIFGGVPIELLGQFVVIVTIILTLANIFAIVAVKGGPMYLAIYYGMFMFTLSGILMIIIPPLVKMAFSFDGVLDSLAGGV from the coding sequence ATGGAAAGCTCTGCGATAAAAAACCTTTTCAACAAAAAGTCCGGATCACAGCCCCTTTTAGACCAGCTTGCTCTTAGATTCAAACATTACCAGAAAGAACTCTATATGAGTAACGATATGCTGTTTTCTCTTACTTATATGGCGTCAATCTCAACTGCTAATCTGACAAGGGACAAAATATTCACGAGCATCTCGGACAAGAAGGAATACTGCCCGAGTAAATATTTCAATATGATTAAAGAGCTGGCCCAGCACTGGCACTATGATTACGCTAATGCCTGCGAGCTCATATCCACAAAAGTAACGCATGAGAGAATGCGGGAACTTCTTAACAGGTTATCAAACGCCATAGCGGCAGGAGAACCTGATAGCGAATTCCTCACGAAGGAATGGAAATTATTTAAGACAAAAAGAAAAGACGAGTTCGAAAGAGACCTCGAAACCACCAAAGAATGGTCAAACGCTTACACAGCTCTGCTTGTCTCCACATCTCTCGTAGCTATTATTATCTTACTTTCAGTAATTTTATATAATATGGGGGATCCGGCAGATACGCTTTATTCCACTATGTTCATCATATTTTTCATGGCATTTTTTGGGGTAGGTCTACTTTTTAAAGCTTCTCCGAAAGATTCAAAAGTCCACAGCTTAAGCATAAAATCACAGGAGCAGGTCTACATCTACAAGTGGGCTCCTCTTTCCATTGCCCTGTCTGCCCTGGCTGTTATATTGCTCACTGTTATACCGGCTTTTATCGGTTCAGTCGATTTTTTCATTGACATTAAAGGAGTCGGAATGGTTCTGGCAGGAGTTATTCTGATGCCTGTCGGAATGGCGGCAAATAAAGATATCGATAAAATTAACAAAAGGGATGAATGCTTTACAACCTTTATCCGGAGCCTCGGGTCCATTGTAAGCGGGTCCGGGCTAACGGTACCAAAAGCCCTCCTGAAGATCGATCCCAAAAACCTTGGGGAGCTTAGAGATATGAGCCAGGAGCTTTACAAGAAACTGGCATCCGGGCTGGACCCTGCGCTGTGCTGGGGAAGGTTTGTAGGAGAGACGGGCAGCTACTTGATCTACAAATTGACAAGTGTGTTTGTAGATGCAGTAAATTTAGGGGGCAATGCGGAAGTAGTAGGCGAGCTTGTGAGCTCGTCCAATCTTGAACTGGTTCTTTTGAGAATGAAAAGGGAGCGCATAGCCAAAGGATTTTCCAGCCTCGTCATCCCCCTGCATGTGGCGATGGTTGCCCTTCTTCTATTCATAGGCCAGATCCTGACGATCTTTTCTACTATCATAACTTCCCTTTTTACCCAGTTTGACATCACCGGGTCCGAACTTGAAGGTATACCCGGAGGCATGGGGGGCATGAATCTGGGGATATTTGGCGGGGTCCCGATCGAATTGCTGGGCCAATTCGTTGTGATTGTGACCATTATCCTGACCCTTGCAAATATATTTGCAATTGTTGCGGTGAAGGGGGGGCCGATGTATCTGGCAATCTATTATGGCATGTTTATGTTTACCCTTTCAGGGATACTGATGATTATAATTCCTCCACTGGTGAAAATGGCCTTCTCCTTTGATGGAGTACTTGATAGTCTCGCAGGAGGTGTATGA
- a CDS encoding chemotaxis protein CheD — MSDDILFVSNGNGKAIFLTSRAVLVKSFCSLSKTCSFKDSCQSCEIVDAAKSYLMGKKSDLNVKSLDGELSAGIGEYKIGKNVLLKVMGLGSCIGVILSDVSTGICGIAHVLLPGASNSGEAKYAETAIENMFEDMIRMGARKNRITAKFAGGAQVFKHMSLDILKIGDRNAISVEETLVKRNIPILAKDVGGEVGRNVIFNPVDGSMIVKYTKGEVLWL, encoded by the coding sequence ATGAGTGACGACATTTTATTCGTCTCGAATGGAAATGGGAAAGCTATTTTCTTAACCAGCAGGGCTGTGCTGGTTAAGTCTTTTTGTTCGCTTTCGAAAACCTGCTCATTTAAGGATTCTTGCCAGTCATGTGAGATCGTTGATGCTGCAAAAAGCTACCTGATGGGCAAGAAATCAGATTTGAACGTCAAAAGTCTGGACGGAGAACTCTCTGCCGGGATAGGTGAATACAAAATCGGGAAAAACGTCCTCTTGAAAGTGATGGGCCTGGGCTCCTGTATTGGTGTTATTCTTTCTGACGTTTCGACAGGTATATGCGGGATTGCCCATGTGCTGCTCCCGGGAGCTTCGAATAGCGGGGAAGCCAAGTATGCCGAGACAGCCATAGAAAATATGTTTGAAGATATGATCAGGATGGGAGCAAGAAAAAACCGAATTACTGCAAAGTTTGCAGGTGGAGCCCAGGTCTTTAAGCACATGAGCCTGGATATCCTCAAAATCGGGGACCGAAACGCCATATCCGTTGAGGAAACTCTGGTTAAAAGAAATATCCCGATTCTGGCAAAGGATGTGGGTGGGGAAGTCGGCAGAAATGTTATCTTCAATCCTGTGGACGGGAGCATGATTGTCAAATATACCAAAGGGGAAGTACTGTGGTTGTAA
- a CDS encoding CheR family methyltransferase produces MVVNFDEDFKFLIRKISKSSGIVLTGYRDSYLRRRIDLRMKAVGADNYATYKGLLERNQNEMKEVINALTVNVTEFMRDKTPFLFFRKEILPEIMERKNKSRSNIVRFWSAACSYGEEPYSIGICSREVLPEDWSVSIYATDIDEKCLKDASQGIYRKEQLKNLEPSIVRKYFEPFGESFKVRSIPKLSIRFQKHDLTSEAPISKYFDTVFCRNVMIYFNENQKIKMLTDFYNSLSDGGYLVIGKSETLPAEIRELFTPVSVKEKVFKKI; encoded by the coding sequence GTGGTTGTAAATTTTGATGAAGACTTTAAATTTCTTATACGAAAAATTTCGAAATCGTCGGGGATTGTTCTTACCGGGTACAGGGATAGTTATCTCAGGAGAAGAATCGACCTGAGGATGAAAGCCGTAGGTGCGGATAACTATGCAACGTACAAGGGGCTTCTGGAAAGAAATCAAAACGAAATGAAGGAAGTTATAAATGCCCTTACGGTAAACGTTACCGAGTTTATGCGGGACAAAACCCCTTTCCTGTTTTTCCGGAAAGAAATCCTTCCCGAAATAATGGAGCGAAAAAATAAGTCCAGAAGCAACATAGTCAGGTTCTGGAGTGCAGCCTGTTCCTATGGGGAGGAACCGTATTCAATCGGCATCTGCTCCAGAGAAGTTCTGCCGGAAGACTGGAGCGTCTCCATCTATGCAACCGACATTGACGAAAAATGCCTGAAGGATGCTTCTCAGGGAATATACCGTAAAGAGCAATTGAAAAACCTTGAACCTTCCATTGTGCGTAAGTATTTTGAACCTTTCGGAGAGAGCTTCAAAGTAAGAAGCATTCCGAAACTCTCGATCCGCTTCCAGAAACATGACCTGACCAGCGAAGCTCCGATTTCAAAGTATTTTGATACAGTATTCTGCAGAAATGTAATGATCTATTTTAATGAGAATCAGAAAATAAAAATGTTAACTGATTTCTATAATTCCCTTTCAGACGGAGGATATCTGGTTATCGGAAAGTCCGAAACTTTACCAGCTGAAATAAGGGAACTGTTTACTCCTGTAAGCGTAAAAGAAAAGGTTTTCAAAAAAATATAA
- a CDS encoding type II/IV secretion system ATPase subunit — protein sequence MDSIEEKLSTEHGCALNAGIYTNFPFKPKKYDGHDHSNLKTCNLYKLLPPEMKAEVEKNLHLLEYLHILPIDTMGIPRYVSGIESKHGEIENPNLIYKVNDQIYVHIYPNKNDVRNFYIPIEPILLTGVGSLIKELEARLVDHLTGIEFDPENLEEKERILKEALDDICVIGNKKQVDISAAGVDSGIKKLGAKFFPSKEDPGKNHIYVKKEQYEALKYSIIRDKIGVGFLDPYINDNKIEDITCNGLGPIFIEHKVFKGLRSVIEFNDNDALNQYIVRLAERIGKPITFKNPIVDSTLPDGSRINIVFGDDISKNGSNFTIRKFADIPFSILQVIKGGTLDYRMAAYLWILIGEGMSGFICGETASGKTTTLNGITAFVNPESKLVSIEDTPELQIPHKNWTRETTRGSTRGGGIGEGSGSDVTMFDLLKAALRQRPNYILVGEIRGVEGNVAFQAMQTGHPVMSTFHAATVEKLIQRLTADPINIPKTYVDNLNFVIIQSAVRRPDGKLVRRVLSINEVLGYNPDKGGISFIEAFSWDPVTDTHVFSAMGSSYILENKIATRLGIPGKKKKVIYDEIEKRARILERLDSEGIVNYWDFFNTVAKITKAGMLRIQF from the coding sequence ATGGATAGTATTGAGGAAAAGCTGAGTACTGAGCACGGTTGTGCACTTAACGCAGGAATATATACTAATTTTCCGTTTAAACCGAAAAAGTATGACGGGCATGACCACTCAAACCTGAAAACGTGCAACCTTTACAAGCTCCTCCCTCCGGAAATGAAAGCGGAGGTTGAAAAAAACCTGCATCTCCTGGAGTATCTCCATATCCTGCCCATAGATACGATGGGTATACCCAGATATGTCTCCGGGATTGAGTCAAAACATGGTGAAATAGAGAATCCAAATCTCATATACAAGGTCAATGACCAGATATATGTGCACATTTACCCGAACAAAAACGATGTGAGGAACTTCTATATCCCGATTGAGCCCATACTGCTTACCGGAGTCGGGAGTCTCATCAAAGAGCTGGAAGCCAGACTTGTAGACCACCTTACAGGAATAGAGTTCGACCCTGAAAATCTGGAAGAAAAAGAAAGGATACTTAAAGAAGCTCTCGATGACATTTGCGTAATAGGAAATAAAAAACAGGTTGATATTTCTGCTGCAGGGGTTGATTCCGGGATCAAAAAACTGGGGGCAAAATTTTTTCCATCAAAGGAAGATCCCGGGAAGAATCACATTTATGTAAAAAAAGAACAGTACGAAGCGCTGAAGTACTCGATTATAAGGGATAAAATCGGTGTGGGTTTCCTTGACCCTTACATAAATGACAACAAAATTGAAGATATTACCTGCAATGGTCTCGGGCCCATCTTCATTGAACATAAGGTGTTCAAGGGTCTCAGGAGCGTAATAGAATTCAACGATAATGACGCTCTCAATCAGTACATCGTCAGGCTCGCAGAAAGGATCGGAAAGCCCATCACTTTCAAAAACCCCATAGTGGACTCCACACTTCCGGACGGGTCAAGAATTAACATTGTTTTCGGGGATGATATCAGTAAAAACGGGAGTAATTTTACCATAAGAAAGTTTGCTGACATTCCGTTCAGTATTCTTCAGGTCATAAAAGGCGGAACCTTGGATTACAGGATGGCAGCTTACCTGTGGATCCTGATCGGGGAAGGAATGAGCGGTTTCATATGCGGAGAAACCGCAAGTGGTAAGACGACCACATTGAACGGGATTACAGCGTTTGTAAATCCCGAGTCAAAACTGGTTTCAATCGAAGATACGCCTGAACTGCAGATCCCGCACAAAAACTGGACCCGGGAAACAACAAGAGGCAGTACAAGGGGCGGGGGGATAGGAGAAGGCAGCGGATCGGACGTTACGATGTTCGACCTTCTCAAAGCGGCATTGAGGCAGAGGCCAAACTATATCCTTGTAGGAGAAATCCGAGGAGTTGAAGGTAATGTCGCATTCCAGGCTATGCAGACCGGACACCCCGTCATGTCAACGTTCCATGCTGCAACCGTTGAGAAACTGATCCAGAGGCTTACTGCCGATCCTATAAACATTCCTAAAACGTATGTGGACAACCTCAACTTTGTCATCATCCAATCTGCAGTACGGAGACCGGACGGCAAGCTTGTGAGAAGAGTCCTCAGTATAAACGAGGTTCTCGGATACAACCCGGATAAAGGCGGAATTTCCTTTATTGAAGCCTTTTCCTGGGATCCTGTTACTGATACGCATGTTTTCAGTGCTATGGGAAGTTCGTACATCCTTGAAAACAAAATCGCCACGAGGCTCGGAATCCCTGGCAAGAAAAAGAAGGTAATTTACGATGAAATTGAAAAAAGGGCAAGAATTCTGGAGAGATTGGACAGTGAAGGAATTGTAAATTACTGGGACTTTTTTAACACGGTCGCAAAGATTACAAAGGCCGGGATGCTGAGGATTCAGTTCTGA
- a CDS encoding archaellin/type IV pilin N-terminal domain-containing protein, with amino-acid sequence MWNRLIKNERGFTGLEAAIVLIAFVVVAAVFSYVMLGAGFYTTQKSQEVVHTGVTQASSSIAPSGDVIVRGDAYGGNASQITFYVTNTAGGTSVDLDKTIVSYTDDDDFVTQEYAVDTTATPVTKGPAAIPDDGAWGDTYGWVYNGTIVTNDDNLLEKGEKYKVVIDLDTFLGTGTLPTVNEKFKIEVKPPEGAVLTISRTLPAALVTDNYYPVY; translated from the coding sequence ATGTGGAACCGATTAATCAAAAATGAAAGAGGGTTTACAGGGCTTGAAGCTGCAATTGTGCTGATAGCCTTTGTCGTCGTAGCAGCAGTTTTTAGCTACGTCATGTTGGGAGCGGGGTTCTATACAACCCAGAAAAGCCAGGAAGTCGTGCACACGGGTGTGACCCAGGCAAGCAGTAGCATTGCACCTTCCGGTGATGTAATTGTTAGAGGAGACGCTTATGGAGGCAATGCAAGTCAGATTACATTTTATGTAACGAATACTGCAGGCGGAACATCTGTAGATCTGGATAAGACAATTGTTTCCTACACGGATGACGATGATTTTGTAACACAGGAATATGCTGTTGACACAACTGCAACTCCTGTTACTAAAGGGCCGGCTGCCATTCCTGATGATGGTGCCTGGGGTGACACATACGGATGGGTGTATAACGGTACAATTGTCACCAATGATGACAACCTACTTGAAAAAGGTGAAAAGTATAAAGTCGTAATTGATTTAGATACATTTCTTGGGACTGGTACTTTACCTACTGTGAATGAAAAATTCAAAATTGAGGTAAAACCCCCAGAGGGTGCAGTTCTTACAATTTCAAGGACATTGCCTGCTGCACTTGTCACGGACAACTATTATCCGGTTTACTGA
- a CDS encoding chemotaxis protein CheC, whose product MTDLGNLSEVELDVLKELGNIGAGHAATSLSKLLNKDVYLSVPEVKVGEIKNISSEFIGEIVAGVIIALQDLEEKKSGYLYIMFPEKSARKIAGDLFDMEELDEEMYASTIMEVGNILSSSFCDATADFMDIILLPSPPSFAEDVPAAVIDSVVSQMAKNSNHIILFETSLSSESDIEIYLALLPEACLLDDMMKIMGQL is encoded by the coding sequence ATGACTGATTTAGGTAATCTCAGTGAGGTGGAACTGGATGTTTTGAAGGAACTCGGAAATATAGGGGCAGGGCATGCTGCCACGTCTCTATCTAAACTACTGAATAAAGATGTCTACCTCTCAGTTCCGGAGGTCAAGGTGGGAGAAATAAAAAATATTTCAAGCGAATTCATTGGTGAGATTGTTGCAGGCGTGATAATAGCCCTGCAGGACCTCGAAGAAAAAAAATCCGGGTATCTGTACATTATGTTTCCTGAAAAGTCGGCAAGAAAAATTGCAGGCGATTTATTCGATATGGAAGAGCTGGATGAGGAAATGTATGCTTCCACAATTATGGAGGTCGGAAACATCCTGTCCTCGTCTTTTTGTGATGCAACGGCTGATTTTATGGACATAATATTACTCCCGTCTCCTCCAAGTTTCGCAGAAGATGTACCTGCGGCAGTTATCGATTCTGTCGTTTCGCAGATGGCTAAGAATAGCAATCATATTATCTTATTTGAGACCTCTCTCAGCTCTGAGTCGGATATTGAGATTTATTTAGCCCTGCTTCCGGAAGCCTGTCTGCTTGATGATATGATGAAAATTATGGGACAATTATGA